The following proteins come from a genomic window of Lycium ferocissimum isolate CSIRO_LF1 chromosome 4, AGI_CSIRO_Lferr_CH_V1, whole genome shotgun sequence:
- the LOC132053855 gene encoding uncharacterized protein LOC132053855 — protein sequence MDLEIMIKKKKRIVDDQPKIRWGSLTLSSTQEMGDKLMAMGAWESRGDTSSMWDRTDSCIREAARDVLGVSRGRRGGQRGDWWWNGEVQGKVEAKKVAYAKLVDSKDDEEKLTNRERYKIAGKEAKLAVSAAKRSIKVEEVKGAVRRMHRGRATGPDEIPGEFWKSTGRADGEDALGMEVEYDGSFVQEQR from the exons atggatttggagattatgataaaaaagaaaaagaggatcGTGGATGACCAGCCGAAGATCAGGTGGGGTAGTCTGACTCTGTCTAGTACCCAGGAGATGGGAGATAAGCTGATGGCTATGGGGGCTTGGGAGAGTAGGGGGGACACGAGCAGTATGTGGGATAGGACGGACAGTTGCATTAGGGAAGCAGCTAGAGATGTACTGGGAGTCTCGAGAGGTCGCCGTGGTGGGCAACGAGGGgactggtggtggaatggagaagtccaAGGGAAGGTGGAAGCAAAGAAGGTGGCGTACGCGAAGTTGGTAGACAGCAAAGACGATGAGGAGAAGCTGACGAATAGGGAAAGGTATAAGATTGCGGGAAAAGAAGCGAAGTTGGCTGTTTCGGCGGCAAAACG gagtataaaggtgGAGGAGGTTAAGGGTGCCGTTCGTAGGATGCACAGGGGAAGAGCGACCGGGCCTGACGAGATTCCTGGGGAGTTTTGGAAGAGTACAGGCAGGGCAG acGGTGAAGATGCTCTAGGAATGGAGGTGGAGTATGATGGTTCCTTTGTACAAGAACAAAGGTGA